The following is a genomic window from Rutidosis leptorrhynchoides isolate AG116_Rl617_1_P2 chromosome 8, CSIRO_AGI_Rlap_v1, whole genome shotgun sequence.
TTACAGCTTGCAATCATAAAATGGCTTTCGACCCAACCCGTTTGGACCCGACCTGTTCACACCATTTGAATTTGAGAACCGTCAGACCCATGACCTGTTTTGACCCAAACCCATTTGAgtctcgacccaacccgacccgTTTGCTAGGCTTATCTGAAAGTAATAGAGAGCGCTTTTTGGTGTGTGTTTGTGAGAGAGATATTTGCAGTGTTTGGATAACACATTTTAGGAGTTTTACGATAGCTTAAAAATGTAGaggttatattaatattagtgatctTATGATTTTAAGCTTTGTTTAGTGGTATAAAATAATTATAGATCATGATAAGATGtagaattaatttaaaattaaagttTCCCTAACTAGCTTCTCTAAAAAAAAGTAAAACTTACAAAGAGTAAAATTACTAATACGGTTTTTATAGTGTTTTACATATTATATTTGAGTCCTTCTAAGTCAATTCATAACTATAAGCTCCCGCTACTTTACTGACACTAGTAAAAAATTAACTTCAACTTTTcgctataaaaaaataaataaattcaatCTATTAAGCTTTGAGCTAGATGAGTCAAACACACCCAAAGCCAATATTATTTAGCaaaaacttcatatataagaattcATCAACTAACTTGACTTCATTTACAAGCTAGACCTCGTCAACTATATTGATTGTAGAAGGAAATGCATTTAGCACCACCGATTAAACAGTGCAATCCTGTAACTCAATCAGCAACTATAGATTTCTTAATTCCCTATAGATGATGAACAATAAGACTTACATGAACAGAGTAACCTAAACACAAGTTCCACATATCCGATAGTCTAATACACCAACACACAAACAAAATTCCAGCAAACTAGCTGGAAATAAATCTTCAGGCGAAAACCAAAATTACTTCATCTCACATCAGAGATTACACCATGCTAATGCCCATACCAAAACAGAACGTGTTTAACGTCTACGCAACCCTCTTCCACGTCCATCACGCATTTGACCACCACGTCCTCTGCCCATACCAACAACATTTCCTTGTGCTCTCTTAGACTGCAACGCAAAGAGACACACACATCAGCAAactgttggaggttttattgaaatttcgtgtagggtaaaataatcgatagccggataaatcactgaatcgtggtatcactttccgaaagtaattattcgacccttattgcctgggttacacgaatatcactttgggataagacagagattagttcttgttattggcagtaaacaagaactcttttgcataagagtattaaggtgtttttcgtatatcttattctcataaatgatagtccttatttataggcacccaaaaataagtattattccacgatggagatgtttcactaactaatttcgttttcaaatctaaaacaaatcatttacataaagttgtttgttttatttccaacaaccaaatcaagaaaatcgttttcaaatctaaacaaatcctttacataaagtttgttttatttccaacaaccaaatcaaggaaatcgttttcaaatctaaaacaaatcatttacataaagttgtttgttttatttccaacaaccaaatctaggaaatcgttttcaaatctaaaacaaatcctttacataaagttgtttgttttatttccacgatggagatgtttcacctagtgcaggaataatacttccgtaatcactcaaatttgtgataatggaaaaccactttcgggtccgggcaatctatcacttaatgggtgtacactccgtacctcctaacccgtttacaagtgtagattaaatccctcaattacactaaatttccaacaatcctccccaatttagtgcaattcgtttcatgagaattaaacaaattaaaacaaaaacttatgcataaatgaaaatatcttgaagattgaattttcatcttagtacattacacattccaaatattcgagaatcagggtgttctaagaattgaacccttcaacccatttgaataactgaaaataatatacacataagttttcaaatactctaaagctatcctgacactttacaagccatgtgtccatatcctttcatgaatgtatccaaagctaaaagtctaagctttgttgaagcggcaaaacttcacattcacataggtagttcacttcagtcatgcacctgctcttgcactttttcaaatgaactgttaagaagctagacttcaacctcaccttcagcaggtccgagtacataccttaccttgggatgatataaaatttatgtactccaaatttctaaatataagccttccgcattgaattcaacttctaattttcattggaagggaattgggtatcttataattagaaatttatgtggactttaaacccatccccacagcagacttgttcaccaagtctcttgccaatcccttcgtcaagtgatcagctaaattatgttgtgacctcacgaacactatagaaatcaccccattcatgatgagttcacgaatcatgctatgtctgacacctaagtgtctagactttccattgtacatctggctataagcctttgccaatgtcgcagcactatcacaatggatagacatgggtgctataggtttaggccataatggtatctaatggatcaagtttctaagccattctgcttctttaccagcagcagctaaagcaacaaactcagattccatcgttgagttggtaatacatgtctgcttcttagaagcccatgaaatagcacctcccccaagcaagaacacccaaccactcgttgaagaatgatcttcaatattggttatccaactcgaatcagaatatccttctattactgaaggaaacccattataagataaactatagtccatagttttcttcaagtacttcagtacccgcctaattgcttgccagtgataagtactaggattactagtatatctactcagttttcccacagcaaaagcaatatccggccttgtacaagtcatggcgtacatcaaacagccaatcacctgagaatactcaagttgtgatacagcttcaccttgattaggtataagcttctcacttggatcaacaggggtactcacaggattacattcaaagcaattgaactttttcaacaccttctcaatataatgagattgacaaatcgaaattcctttgctttcacgtttgatcctaatgccaaggataacgtcagcctcccccatatctttcatggagaattttgatgacaaaaattcttttgttaaatcaacctgactttggtcagtcccaaagattaacatgtcatcaacatatagacaaattataactcctttaccagaatcatcaaatttactatatacacatttatctgcttggtttaatttaaaaccactagataaaatcacttcatcaaacttttgatgccattgcttaggtgcttgtttcaaaccatataaggatttcacaagtttgcacaccttgccttcatttcctggcatgacaaagccctgaggttggttcatataaacctcctcatccaattcaccattcaagaatgctgtcttcacatccatctggtgaataactagattgtgaatcgtagccaaagcaatcagcagtctaatggtagtgatacgtgccacgggagcataagtatcaaaatagtcaattccagacttttgtctaaagccttgaatgactaaccttgccttgaacttttcaatagttccatccaccttcatcttctttttgaaaatccatttgcaacccaatggtttgcaaccaggaggtagatcagctaacacccaagtgttattgcccatgatagaatctatctcatcattaattgcctctttccagaatgcaacatcctgagacctcattgcttcatcatatgttttaggatcatcatcaacattgaaacaatacgaatattgggtagaaacatcatccctagaaccttcaactaagtatagttgaaaatctggtccaaatgatttaggtttcctttttcttttgcttttccgaagctcaagtgactgatcaacagccttttcagagacttcatcattacaatccttattgattccattgttacttggaagcatatcctttggtctaggtatagatgaaaatcgattttcatcaaagattgcatcccttgaatcaatcacagaattgattgagacaaactcattaggctctattacatagaacctataagccttggaatgttcaacatatccaacaaatatgcaatctatacctctttcacctaaacttttcttcttgggatcaggtagtcttacaaccgccctacagtcccatacccgaagataattcaagttaggtttccttttattccaaagttcataaggtgtaatcttgtttctttgttaggaactctattaagcaaataacaagctgttaacatagcttccccccaaaatccttcacttaaacccgaataggataacatggaattaaccatttccttaaggaccctattcttcctttcagatataccattttgttgtggagtataaggagctgtggtctcatggataataccaacggattggaaatacgattggtcaatgtattcacctcccctatctgttctaagtcttttaatcaaagccttttgttgtaattctacttcagttttaaatattttaaatttatctaatgcttcatccttagtatgtaacaaataaacatagcaaaatctagaagcatcatcaataaaagtcacaaaatatttattgttccctaaagtaggagtagcatgcaaatcacataaatcactatgtattaattccaaaatttcagtatcacgatgtacattttgaaatggtttcttagtgatctttgttaacatacacgttttacacttttcattgttcatgtcaaaagccggtattaatccatctttagacatatcttgcattcttttaaagtgtatatgtcctagtctagcatgtcaaagtgtagaattatttatgctagaagtagatataaaagcaaaattaacattcaagtgattaatgttaagtctaaacattctattgcataaataaccaaaaccaacaaacataccatgttttgacaaaacaaacttatcagattcaatcacttgtttataaccacaacaatttaacacactactggaaaccaaattttttcttatttgtggtacatgcaaaacatcaaacaaacaaatagtttttccagaactaaaacacaaatccacacttccacgtccatgaacagaggctgttgactcattttccatatgaagaattgatccatcagtcacggactcgtaagtcttgaaccaaaatctatccttgcatacatgggtggtggctcccgagtcaacccaccacgcaacatcatcatcctgcacaaaataagcctcagatatatatgaaacataataattctcatttgaattattaaatatattctgacctttcgagttgtggttgtttaaaccatttcccgaaccgcttgtgctagatcctttggcattattattaccaaaaataaccttgcaatcctttttcatgtgtccagttttaccacacttccaacaagtcaatttagacttcttgttcggattagccttgttataaccttgatgtttacgtttgccctttttgtcattattactagtgaactttttatgttccaccatattgacaacagacgtaccagcaacttcgttgctctttggcttgtcattatcctgcaacctgagggattcctcaatacgcagatgactacccaactcaacaagagttaactcctccttcttatgtttcaaagaatgtttaaattttttccaagatggaggtagtttatcaattatgcttgagacttgaatagactcatccatgttcatcttatgttgtgtgaattgaccaagtatacgaatgagctcattgtattgttccaagaccggtctagaatcgaccatcttgtaattattaaaattactcacaaggaactttttactagaagcatcctcagacatatacttgatttctaaacagtcccatagttctttagaagattcaacatttaggtaaatatcaaaaagggaatcagccataccattgaggattaaacctctagcgatgtagtcatcgttctcccacttgcaccttttccgaatttgttcaacagtagcatcatcaccatgatcttcaggaattggtgtgctgagtacgtacaccacactcatgctgctcagaaagaagtgcatcttcttttgccatctcctaaaatcaattccctcaaacttatcaagtttggagaaattcgccgtcatgtgtttcatcgtagccgccatcgattataacgaataattactttccattgttggaggttttattgaaatttcgtgtagggtaaaataatcgatagccggataaatcactgaatcgtggtatcactttccgaaagtaattattcgacccttattgcttgggttacacgaatatcactttgggataagacagagattagttcttgttattggcagtaaacaagaactcttttgcataagagtattaaggtgtttttcgtatatcttattctcataaatgatagtccttatttataggcacccaaaaataagtattattccacgatggagatgtttcactaactaatttcgttttcaaatctaaaacaaatcctttacataaagttgtttgttttatttccaacaaccaaatcaaggaaatcgttttcaaatctaaacaaatcctttacataaagttgtttgttttatttccaacaaccaaatcaaggaaatcgttttcaaatctaaaataaatcatttacataaagttgtttgttttatttccaacaaccaaatctaggaaatcgttttcaaatctaaaacaaatcctttacataaagttgtttgttttatttccacgatggagatgtttcacctagtgcaggaataatacttccgtaatcactcaaatttgtgataatggaaaaccactttcgggtccgggcaatctatcacttaatgggtgtacactccatacctcctaacccgtttacaagtgtagattaaatccctcaattacactgaATTTCCAACACAAACAAGTATCAAATTAACACTCAAATTTTTTATAGTATGAATGCTGTTTTGTGATCATAGTTAACAGTccacattaattattattaatataaatgccACAAAAAgagttaagagagagagagagagagagagagagagagagagagagagagagaacagGTTTACCTTCGGGTTCTTCACCGTTTCAACCAGAATTTTAGCAGTAGCAGGATGAACAATATGAAGCAATTTCATGATTGTAGCACGGTCATTAGAAATAGTAGTGTTACACTTATAATTATGGATAAATTTATCCATTCCTCTAGGACCTAGGGCCCTGCGGACGGCATCAGCTACAGCCATAGCCGCATTAATGTTTGCTCACTAACTGCCGTCTCCCTTGTGACGACGTATCTGTACCTTCTTTAACCAATATGATCTGAGGTTGCTGTTTAATTACACAAAGTTAACAACAATTCACAAATTAAGTTACTCATAAAATCAAAAATGAAAAAATCTACGTAAGCATAAACAATAGATATattgaattgaaatatgaaattgtaATTACAATCATAGAAGCCATTGTTTGATGAAAATTACGGTTTTGACGAGAGAAGACTGAAGTATGTTAAATTATCCGGTATTGAACCGTCTCCGAGAATAAAGGAGTGATAGTGATTTATTTTGCTTGATTCACTCAACCGCAACAAATTGTGGGTGTACATTTTGTTATCTCCTGCATGTGGCCGGGCTAGTGGAATGATAGTGATTTAGGGTGAGTTTGTTTACCTTTTAATGAAATGATTTAGCTGAATGCTGAACTATTCAatattcagtgcgtttgtttggAACTCTGAATGAGATATGGTGTTGAATGGTTCACCATTCAGTGCTaaaccattcagagttgaaacactctcttaaccattaagaggctaaattttatgtaatattcttcTTAAATCGTATCCAGAACACTTATCAAATAAGTATATTTAAGTTTTTGTTAATGTTAAACGATAACAAGTTTATTTAATTGATTCATATTGTTTAtgcaaaatgattatcaaacagcttattgtcATTCAGAACTAAATTCTTTCAGTCTCTGAACCATTTAGATTATGAACCATTCAAcgttaaatcattcagttttatcaaacacacCCTTATTTTGCTTCATTTGCTTGAGATCTCCTGCACGTGGCTGAGGCCCCTTTATTATAAAGATATTTTAGTTAGGGTTCGTTCCTACTTCTTTATCGGAGTTCGAATCAGTTGAGATCTTAGAGTTTGAGGACAATCAGCTTTATCCGAGTAAAGGGGTATTTGTTGGTTCCTCTTCGAACCCGTGTCATGTTAAGGGTGCTCAAGAAGAGGTTGTGAATGTGGATAGTGGTGGTGTTGGTTCTGTTGCACAAGAGGCCATGGGTTTGGATTTTGCGTCCGTTACCCCTAAATTCGATAAAGTTCATGAGAAAAAATAAATGTCCGAGGTGGCGTTCGCGACTTTCGATGAAATGATGAAGAACGTAGAGGGCGAACTGGTGAAGGCTGCTCTTATCAACTCTAGCGATCCTCCTAAGGTGTCgattaaagataaaaataaaaataaaaataataataataataaaagaagaaaagaCCGGGTCAGGGCGCCGAGAGGAATAATAATTCGGTGAGTTCATCAAAGACATTTGAGCTCGGATTCGCCGGTTTCATTTAGTTTGGTTTATCTCGATTAAGACGGTTTCTAAGCTTTCGCTCGATTGGGTGGATTGAACACCTTCTTTCGTATCGTGTTTTGGTTTAGTTTGCTTGCAATGTTGTGGATTGCTTTTGGTCTTGTTCGTTAGTAGTTTGTTTATCGTCGTGAGCTTAGGTTGTTAAAGAAAAGTACCAAAAGGAGTTGGAGCAGGGTCGTACTGTTAATTTCATGGGCCATGTTCATTAAATAAAAATGGACCCTTTATATACGAATTTTTtttcatatataataataaattcaATAATACTTATCAAATCATATGTACTATGATCAAtcaaaataacaattatattaacaaATGAACCTAGGTATTCAATATGATTTGACTAATTTTTTTGGGCCCCTGTATATATATTGGGCCATGTGCGGCTGCACGCCTTGCACATCCTAATATCCAGCTCTGAGTTGGAGAGCCCAAAAGATGTTGAAAATGATAAGGTTGTAGGTATTGGTGTATGTTTGATGTCTTGCGATCACAGAAAGGCTACAATTAAATGTATTGCAGGAAGGTTAGTTAAAAAAGGTGGAATGGGTGCTTGATCCAGAATATATTAGCCATTGATTTGTCAATAATAGATTTTCTTAATAGTTTATAATGTAGTTAAATACAAATGATATTTTTGTCGGAGTTTGAATTAGTTTCGTGGTCATTCAATCTCGTAGCGAAGCGTTAATCACTTACCTAGTTGTCTACTATTAAATGAATGACGGTGGACACAATGATCCTTAGTAAAAACATTGTACCAATTGATTAATGATCGTAAAAATAAGATCAACTTATAAAGCGCAAGTGAGTAGATTATATATGGATGGTAGTTTTGACAAAATGAGTGGCTGAATAAGGATAAAAACCATAAGATTTTAGAGTGACCCAGTAATCCCTCAAAATgaaaattaataaaaatatgtaAATGATAAAAATGCCCTCATTTGATATATACTTAACGGAAAAAGTTAAAAGAGAGTTGAGGACCAGACTATCCACGAAAAAATGCAAACTAATGGACTATCCAAGTAAAAAGAAAATTAAATGAAGTATTCACGCAGTATATGACAAACCATAAGGGCTATCCATGTAATTTTGTCTTTGTAATATGACACATAATCTGATCTGGCACACTCTTTGAGATAAAGAATTCATTAACCTGGCTTCATTTAAATATGATACAGTCTAGACCActgttgcaaaaaaaaaaaaaaaccgattaTTCACCGATTAATCCTCGATTAATTATTTTTTAAGAGTAATCCGTTTCGATTTTCAAAAATCTATTTAGTTAAACGGTCAATGTCAATTGAtgagtcaaaatcgaatttggtaatcaaagtcggtcaaagtaaaaaatgaTTAACATTTTTACATTATTTTAAACTAGAATCTTATAATTTTTGagcaaaatgaataattttagacaattatgttaaaatttatttttatatttatgattttttttctatatttacacataattttaaaaatttaatatttaaatgtataaagtacaattcgattaatccccgaattaccaATTAATTCTtctaaagtcccgaccgattaatccacgaatagcgaattttgcaaccttggtctAGACTTCACAACTAAATTGATTGTAATTGTGAAATGCATTTAGCACCATCGATTAAAAAGTGCAATCCTACAACTCGAATCAGCAACTAAAGATTTGACAATACACGGTCCACAAAAACAATAAGAATGACATGAACAGACATATGATGCTCAACTTTAAAATACCCTATAGATTCCCAACTACAAAACACAAGTTCCACATATCTAATACATCGAAACAAAAAAAATTCCAGCAAACTAGCTGCAAACAAATATTCAAGCAAAGACCAAAATTACTTCATCTCACATCAGAGATTACACCATGCTAATGCCCATAACAAAACGGAACGTGTTTAACGTCTACGCATCCCTCTTCCACGCCCACCACGCATGCCACCACCACCACGTCCTCTACCCATACCAGCAGCGTCTCCTTGTGCACTCTCCGACTGCAATGCAAACATACACACATCACCAAACAAGTACTATCAAATTAACACGACCTCCTAAATCGATGTATAAATGGTGTTTTGTGATCATAGTTAACacttttttaatttaattataaagtAAAAGATTTTAACAAAAAGTTAGAAAATAGGAACAGGTTTACCTTCGGGTTCTTAACTGTTTCATCAACGCTTAAGATAAGACAGGCTGCCTCGGTTGCAGCGTTTATAGCATTGATCTGTAGCAAAGATGAAGTAAGCAAGCTTCCTACAAACTTAAAAcaaaggtgttgtttgtttttctgTCTGCAGATCTTATTATGTCTA
Proteins encoded in this region:
- the LOC139861362 gene encoding T-complex protein 1 subunit eta-like, producing the protein MAVADAVRRALGPRGMDKFIHNYKCNTTISNDRATIMKLLHIVHPATAKILVETVKNPKSKRAQGNVVGMGRGRGGQMRDGRGRGLRRR